In one Nicotiana sylvestris chromosome 8, ASM39365v2, whole genome shotgun sequence genomic region, the following are encoded:
- the LOC104241200 gene encoding uncharacterized protein, giving the protein MELEDSILDFSDEEEGFEDDDVKMNDIEEGELVERISKTGLEESGDACASLTNPVSSNKNQRPKKNKRKNKRKRSSSGPKVTDINRFVLDVCKRLRERKSYLIWTAVGCLGVSALSDLVKEVDAIQNCGGQKTADGRRFRTGGGILWSILKVRDPNAYKEIMKKGQEFEKQFKQAKLKQEPLPNNEASFEGSSQTTVGDKTTPTSKDVLLQQVQQSNSGAKRASVHDRIRVPITYDDIFEGIDEGRESRDSLA; this is encoded by the exons ATGGAGCTGGAGGATAGCATTTTAGATTTCTCTGATGAAGAGGAGGGCTTCGAGGATGATGATGTTAAAATGAATGATATTGAGGAAGGAGAATTGGTTGAGAGGATTTCTAAGACTGGATTAGAGGAAAGTGGTGATGCATGTGCTAGTTTGACCAATCCCGTTTCAAGCAATAAAAATCAGAGACCCAAGAAAAACAAGAGGAAGAACAAGCGTAAGAGAAGTTCTTCGGGTCCAAAGGTCACAGATATTAACAG ATTTGTATTGGATGTCTGTAAACGCTTGAGAGAGCGGAAATCTTATCTCATATGGACTGCGGTTGGTTGCCTTGGAGTATCTGCTTTGAGTGATCTGGTCAAAGAG GTGGATGCAATTCAGAATTGTGGTGGCCAGAAGACTGCTGATGGCAGGCGTTTCCGAACAGGCGGTGGGATATTATGGAGCATCCTTAAAGTGCGAGATCCAAATGCATACAAAGAGATAATGAAGAAAGGGCAGGAGTTTGAG AAGCAATTTAAGCAGGCTAAGCTCAAGCAAGAACCACTCCCAAATAATGAAGCTTCTTTCGAGGGATCTAGCCAGACCACTGTGGGAGACAAAACTACACCCACTTCTAAAGATGTGTTGCTGCAACAAGTTCAGCAGTCAAATAGTGGAGCCAAACGTGCATCTGTTCATGACAGAATAAGGGTGCCCATCACGTATGATGATATATTTGAAGGAATTGATGAAGGAAGGGAATCAAGGGATTCGTTGGCTTAA